The following are from one region of the Flavobacteriaceae bacterium UJ101 genome:
- a CDS encoding exoenzyme regulatory protein AepA, which produces MKKIIINLFLTGLMFSCSSQEIKNHNSTDTQIYINGAIYTVNESQPWAEAMIVEDGIIRYVGSTIEAQKHITSSTSIIDLKKQMILPGLHDVHMHPMEVGATYNHFVLSEEEINAENYIPKIKKASQNHTSETWLIGFGHSINTLLNANRSPLEIIDEAVSDRPVIIMEQTSHSMWVNSKALELANITTSTSNPQGGIILKNQDGTLTGMLIDNAGDIVMQQAISSLKNASQGEYEGMIEYVLPELAKNGLTSISDARCYWKRGQHKAWKKLADEGKLTARFNIGLWAYPTEDDLTQLTDLKSFFSNDSTSLLKFNQIKLYSDGITHNTTAALHSNYLVDYFGLTTNNGLNYFTQDRITKYIQELEPIGFDFHIHAIGNRGVTEALNAIEKGTSHKGRHRLTHIEMIDHNDLARFKSLNVTADAQVAGDFTQPEFWHDNDILIGSTLANNEIPLKSLYEANARITLSSDWNVSDLNPFIGIQNAVTRTPQNISLKEAIKAYTINSAYVMRQEDKVGSLEIGKEADFIIINQNLFKIPPHHISKTKVKATYLKGQKIY; this is translated from the coding sequence ATGAAAAAAATTATTATCAATCTGTTTTTAACCGGTTTGATGTTTTCTTGCTCTTCACAAGAAATTAAGAATCATAATAGTACCGATACTCAGATTTATATCAATGGTGCTATTTATACTGTAAATGAATCACAGCCATGGGCAGAAGCAATGATTGTTGAAGATGGTATCATACGTTATGTAGGCTCTACTATAGAAGCACAAAAACATATCACTTCTTCTACTTCTATTATTGATTTAAAAAAACAAATGATTCTACCAGGCCTTCATGATGTCCATATGCATCCTATGGAAGTTGGTGCTACCTATAATCATTTCGTACTTTCTGAAGAAGAAATCAATGCCGAAAATTATATTCCTAAGATTAAGAAAGCCTCACAAAACCATACTTCTGAAACATGGTTAATTGGTTTTGGTCATTCTATCAATACATTATTAAATGCAAATCGATCTCCTTTAGAAATTATTGATGAAGCCGTTTCAGACCGTCCTGTTATTATTATGGAACAAACTTCACATTCTATGTGGGTAAATTCTAAAGCATTAGAATTAGCTAATATCACAACTTCAACCTCTAATCCTCAAGGAGGTATTATTTTAAAAAATCAAGATGGCACATTAACGGGAATGCTTATTGACAATGCCGGAGATATTGTCATGCAACAAGCCATTTCTTCTCTTAAAAATGCTTCTCAAGGTGAATATGAAGGCATGATAGAATATGTTTTACCAGAATTAGCTAAAAATGGTTTAACTTCTATCTCTGATGCACGCTGTTATTGGAAAAGAGGACAGCATAAAGCTTGGAAAAAATTAGCAGATGAAGGAAAATTAACAGCTCGTTTTAATATAGGTCTTTGGGCCTACCCAACTGAAGATGACCTTACTCAATTAACTGATTTGAAATCATTCTTTTCCAATGACTCAACTAGTTTATTAAAATTCAATCAAATTAAATTGTACAGTGATGGTATTACACACAATACTACAGCTGCGTTACATTCCAATTATTTAGTAGATTACTTTGGGCTAACTACTAACAATGGGTTAAATTATTTTACTCAAGATCGAATCACAAAATACATTCAAGAACTGGAACCTATAGGCTTTGATTTTCATATTCATGCAATTGGAAATAGGGGTGTTACTGAAGCTCTAAATGCTATTGAAAAAGGGACTTCACATAAAGGGCGTCATCGTTTGACACACATTGAAATGATTGATCACAATGATTTGGCAAGATTCAAATCACTCAATGTAACTGCTGATGCTCAAGTAGCGGGTGATTTTACTCAACCTGAGTTCTGGCATGATAACGATATATTAATTGGCTCAACCTTAGCAAATAATGAAATTCCTTTAAAAAGTTTATATGAAGCCAATGCTCGTATTACATTAAGTAGTGATTGGAATGTAAGTGATCTAAATCCTTTTATAGGAATTCAAAATGCTGTCACTCGTACACCGCAAAATATCTCTTTAAAAGAAGCTATTAAAGCTTATACAATTAATTCTGCCTATGTTATGAGACAAGAAGACAAAGTAGGTTCTCTAGAAATAGGAAAAGAAGCTGATTTCATTATCATTAATCAAAATCTATTTAAAATTCCTCCTCACCATATCTCAAAAACTAAAGTAAAAGCTACGTATTTGAAAGGGCAAAAAATATATTAA
- the norB gene encoding nitric-oxide reductase (cytochrome c) (Component of the anaerobic respiratory chain that transforms nitrate to dinitrogen (denitrification). NorB is the catalytic subunit of the enzyme complex. Shows proton pump activity across the membrane in denitrifying bacterial cells. The mononitrogen reduction is probably coupled to electron transport phosphorylation (By similarity); Belongs to the heme-copper respiratory oxidase family.; KEGG: cao:Celal_3930 nitric oxide reductase subunit B) — MKKIWIGFISVVVLSFIALIWVGTDIYQTQPPIPEKVVVKETGEVFYTKKDIQTGQNVWESIGGMEVGSIWGHGSYVAPDWTADWIHKEAVFMLNAWAKADFNMSYDDLDVEKKAALKARLINDVKVNSYNPQDKSITISQARLSAIKSNIEHYSKIFSEGKAEYAIQKGALVDQTKLEQLNAFLFWTSWAASTNRPNKNYTYTSNWPHEPLIDNTITSDSLIWSGFSIILLLFFVGLLSYYYLLNHEHGELITKADSDPLLDLKFTGSQKAVLKYYLVISLLIALQVVLGMLTVHYTVEGQGFFGFDLAKYLPYSITRTWHQQLAVFWIAATWLATGLFLAPAISGKEMKFQIFGINFLFVALLVIVLGSMLGEWLGVHQFLDLTANFFFGHQGYEYMDLGRFWQIFLAIGLILWMFMVGRHVVYGIRKNDSSKHILIILLVSVMAIGMFFFSGLMYGENSTLPVINYWRWWLVHLWVEGFFEVFATVVIAYLFSRMGVLSMKTAGKASIASASIFLAGGIIGTLHHLYFSGTPVQAIALGATFSALEVVPLTLMGFEIKESWDLLKSRKWMQRYKWPIFFFISVAFWNFLGAGVFGFLINPPIALYYIQGLNTTAVHAHTALFGVYGMLGMGFILICLRFYSDRSWDSKKLKRAFWLLNIGLIAMVVFSLLPIGLIQSYTSITKGYSFARDAELLYSPSVQVIKWMRIIGDVIFSGGIVYFCWFTVEETMYCLKMKNRA; from the coding sequence ATGAAAAAAATTTGGATAGGATTTATTAGTGTAGTTGTTCTGTCATTTATTGCATTAATTTGGGTTGGAACGGATATTTATCAAACACAACCTCCCATACCAGAAAAAGTAGTAGTAAAAGAGACAGGAGAAGTTTTTTATACTAAAAAAGATATACAAACAGGGCAAAATGTTTGGGAATCAATTGGAGGAATGGAAGTAGGATCTATTTGGGGGCATGGAAGTTATGTAGCGCCCGATTGGACGGCCGATTGGATTCATAAAGAAGCCGTATTTATGCTTAATGCTTGGGCAAAAGCGGATTTTAATATGAGTTATGATGATTTAGATGTAGAGAAAAAAGCGGCATTGAAAGCTCGGTTAATAAATGATGTAAAGGTAAATTCATATAACCCTCAAGATAAATCCATTACAATTTCACAGGCACGATTGTCAGCAATTAAAAGTAATATTGAACACTATAGTAAAATATTTTCTGAAGGTAAAGCAGAATACGCTATTCAAAAAGGAGCTTTAGTAGATCAAACAAAATTAGAGCAACTAAATGCTTTTTTATTTTGGACTTCGTGGGCGGCAAGTACCAATAGACCTAATAAAAATTATACGTATACTTCAAACTGGCCACATGAACCTTTAATTGATAATACAATAACGAGTGATTCTTTAATTTGGTCAGGATTTTCAATTATTTTATTACTGTTCTTTGTAGGACTTCTTTCATATTATTATTTGTTAAATCATGAACATGGTGAATTGATTACAAAAGCAGATAGTGATCCTTTATTAGATTTGAAATTTACAGGATCACAAAAGGCAGTATTGAAATATTATCTTGTAATTTCCTTACTAATCGCATTACAAGTTGTTTTGGGAATGTTAACAGTACATTATACCGTAGAAGGACAAGGATTTTTTGGTTTTGATTTAGCGAAATATTTACCTTATTCTATTACAAGAACATGGCATCAGCAATTAGCTGTATTTTGGATTGCTGCTACGTGGTTAGCAACAGGGTTATTTTTAGCTCCAGCAATTTCAGGTAAAGAAATGAAGTTTCAAATCTTTGGGATTAACTTCTTATTTGTTGCTTTATTGGTTATTGTATTAGGATCTATGTTAGGAGAATGGTTAGGAGTTCATCAATTTTTAGATTTAACAGCTAACTTTTTCTTTGGACATCAAGGATATGAATATATGGATTTAGGTCGTTTTTGGCAGATATTTTTAGCTATAGGCTTGATTCTTTGGATGTTTATGGTGGGAAGACATGTAGTTTATGGTATTCGTAAAAATGATTCTTCAAAGCATATATTGATTATTTTATTAGTATCTGTTATGGCTATTGGAATGTTTTTCTTTTCAGGTTTAATGTATGGAGAGAATAGTACATTACCGGTAATCAACTATTGGAGATGGTGGTTGGTTCACTTATGGGTAGAAGGATTCTTTGAAGTTTTTGCAACCGTTGTAATTGCTTATTTATTCTCAAGAATGGGAGTTCTTTCAATGAAAACTGCTGGAAAAGCATCTATTGCATCTGCAAGTATATTTTTAGCAGGAGGAATTATAGGTACATTACACCACTTATATTTTTCTGGTACACCAGTTCAAGCAATTGCTTTAGGAGCCACTTTTAGTGCTTTAGAAGTAGTGCCTCTTACGTTAATGGGATTTGAAATAAAAGAAAGTTGGGATTTATTAAAAAGTAGAAAATGGATGCAACGATATAAATGGCCTATCTTTTTCTTTATTTCAGTTGCTTTCTGGAATTTCTTAGGAGCAGGAGTATTTGGATTTTTAATTAATCCTCCAATTGCTTTATATTATATTCAAGGATTAAATACTACAGCAGTTCATGCACATACTGCTTTATTTGGGGTGTATGGAATGTTAGGTATGGGATTCATTTTAATTTGTTTACGATTCTATTCTGATAGAAGTTGGGATAGTAAAAAGTTAAAAAGAGCATTTTGGTTATTGAACATTGGATTGATTGCAATGGTAGTATTTAGTTTATTACCAATAGGTTTAATTCAATCATATACTTCAATAACAAAAGGATATTCATTTGCTCGTGATGCTGAATTGTTATACTCACCTTCAGTACAAGTGATTAAATGGATGCGTATCATTGGAGATGTTATTTTCTCAGGTGGAATTGTTTACTTCTGTTGGTTTACAGTTGAAGAAACAATGTATTGTTTGAAGATGAAAAATAGAGCATAA
- a CDS encoding pullulanase (Belongs to the glycosyl hydrolase 13 family.; KEGG: ppn:Palpr_0849 pullulanase) yields the protein MDRKNSIKLLLIGFMIISCNSKQNNTMEAQDDQVNSTTNNNLAFNPYKDYPIYEGNDLGVQYAKENTVLKLWSPEAEQVKLKLYKTSLGDDVIEEIDCVKNDQGVWVAELDGDQKDRYYTFQAKFHGKWNTENVDPYAKAIGVNGKRGQIIDFSETNPEGWEEDKSPELKNPTDAIIYELHIRDLSISPNSGIKNKGKYTAFTEEGTQNKGETTGVDHIKDMGVTHVHLLPAFDHRSIDETKLDSAQFNWGYDPQNYNAPEGSYSTNPEDGKVRIKEFKEMVQSMHKNGLRVVMDVVYNHTGYTHDSNFDQLVPGYYYRQWEKDEKYSDAAACGNETASDREMMRKFMIESVLYWAKEYHIDGFRFDLMAIHDIETMNQLAAALKKIDPSIIIYGEGWTAQDSPLPEKYRALKMHANQMKDVAVFSDDIRDAVKGNVFDEKSTGFISGNKEMKEAVKIGIVAAGKHPQIKYEKGYYAKQPYANNPTDVVNYVSCHDNHTLYDKLKVSREDVSEDDIIKMHKLANTIVMTSQGIPFLHAGVEMKRTKKGEHNSYKSPDSINQIDWNLKSKNKELVQYYKDLIALRKNHPAFRMISNEMVQNKLKFIEVDDEQLIVYELKDHANHDEWKNILLIFNGSDKEKEIILPNGDWIPALWNYSFEKDLQKQFVGKVQIPNYSATILYQN from the coding sequence ATGGATAGAAAAAATAGTATCAAACTTCTATTGATTGGATTTATGATTATATCGTGTAATTCAAAGCAAAATAATACAATGGAAGCTCAAGATGATCAAGTTAATTCGACAACAAATAATAATTTGGCATTTAATCCTTACAAAGATTACCCTATATATGAAGGAAATGATTTAGGTGTTCAATATGCAAAGGAAAATACAGTATTGAAATTATGGTCACCTGAAGCTGAACAAGTAAAGCTAAAATTGTATAAAACTTCTTTAGGAGATGATGTAATTGAAGAAATAGATTGCGTGAAAAATGATCAAGGCGTTTGGGTAGCTGAATTAGATGGAGACCAAAAAGATCGCTATTATACTTTTCAAGCAAAATTTCATGGAAAATGGAATACAGAAAATGTAGATCCTTATGCAAAAGCAATTGGTGTAAATGGAAAGAGAGGGCAAATTATTGACTTTTCTGAGACAAATCCTGAGGGTTGGGAAGAAGATAAAAGTCCTGAATTGAAAAATCCAACCGATGCCATTATTTATGAATTGCATATTCGTGATTTATCCATAAGCCCTAATTCAGGGATTAAAAATAAAGGGAAGTATACTGCATTTACAGAAGAAGGAACACAAAACAAAGGAGAAACAACAGGAGTGGATCATATCAAAGATATGGGGGTAACACATGTTCATCTTTTGCCTGCTTTTGATCATCGAAGTATTGATGAAACCAAGTTAGATTCTGCTCAATTTAATTGGGGATATGATCCTCAAAATTATAATGCTCCAGAAGGTTCTTATTCAACCAATCCAGAAGATGGAAAAGTTCGAATAAAGGAATTTAAAGAAATGGTGCAGTCCATGCATAAAAATGGGTTGAGAGTTGTGATGGACGTTGTATACAATCATACAGGTTATACACATGATTCTAATTTTGATCAATTAGTACCCGGTTATTATTATCGTCAATGGGAAAAAGATGAAAAATATAGTGATGCTGCTGCCTGTGGAAATGAAACGGCATCAGACCGAGAAATGATGCGAAAGTTTATGATTGAATCTGTTTTATATTGGGCAAAAGAATACCATATTGATGGTTTTCGATTTGATTTAATGGCTATACATGATATAGAAACGATGAATCAATTAGCTGCAGCACTAAAAAAAATAGATCCTTCTATTATTATTTATGGAGAAGGATGGACTGCACAAGATTCTCCATTACCTGAAAAATACCGTGCTTTAAAAATGCATGCTAATCAAATGAAAGATGTTGCTGTTTTTAGTGATGATATTCGTGATGCAGTAAAAGGAAATGTATTTGACGAAAAAAGTACAGGATTTATAAGTGGAAATAAAGAAATGAAAGAAGCTGTAAAAATTGGAATTGTTGCAGCAGGGAAACATCCACAAATTAAGTATGAAAAAGGATATTATGCAAAACAACCGTATGCGAATAATCCAACTGATGTAGTGAATTATGTTTCATGTCATGATAATCATACATTATATGATAAATTAAAAGTCTCTAGAGAGGATGTATCAGAAGATGATATTATTAAAATGCATAAGCTAGCTAATACCATTGTGATGACTTCTCAAGGTATTCCTTTTTTACATGCAGGAGTTGAAATGAAACGAACGAAGAAAGGAGAACATAATTCATATAAATCTCCTGATTCTATTAACCAAATTGATTGGAATTTAAAGTCTAAAAACAAAGAGTTGGTACAATATTATAAAGATTTAATTGCATTAAGAAAGAATCACCCTGCATTTAGGATGATAAGCAATGAAATGGTTCAGAATAAGTTGAAATTTATTGAGGTAGATGATGAACAGTTAATTGTATATGAATTGAAAGACCATGCAAATCATGATGAATGGAAAAATATCCTGTTAATTTTTAATGGTTCTGATAAGGAAAAAGAAATTATTTTACCAAATGGAGATTGGATACCAGCATTATGGAATTATTCATTTGAAAAAGATTTACAAAAACAGTTTGTAGGAAAGGTTCAGATACCGAATTATTCAGCCACTATTTTGTATCAAAATTAG
- the bla2|blm|ccrA|blaB gene encoding beta-lactamase (Can hydrolyze carbapenem compounds. Belongs to the metallo-beta-lactamase superfamily. Class-B beta-lactamase family.; KEGG: csr:Cspa_c21330 metallo-beta-lactamase class B), producing MRFNILIFFTFVHFGLFSQDILEKIEVKKISDNVYTHTTYGKVGEKIYPANGMFVIGKNGIVLIDTPWDSNQTRKLLEKIEHDYGKKVKQFVPTHSHRDRMGGIDVILENDIPVVISKKTYSLAKDQYDLSKVKKQRIRKKMKVSMDDVSLQIYYPGHGHTIDNLIVYNPKDQILFGGCFIKSAGAKHMGYIKEANLKKWGKSLREVQNEFKHTQYVIPGHGSVGGLELIPHTIALIEKEESK from the coding sequence ATGCGATTTAACATTTTAATCTTTTTTACATTCGTCCATTTTGGATTATTTAGTCAAGATATTTTAGAAAAAATAGAAGTAAAAAAAATTTCGGATAATGTATATACGCATACAACTTATGGAAAAGTAGGAGAGAAAATATATCCGGCTAATGGTATGTTTGTGATTGGTAAGAATGGTATTGTTTTAATAGATACTCCATGGGATAGTAATCAAACTAGAAAACTGCTTGAAAAAATTGAACATGATTATGGAAAGAAAGTAAAACAATTTGTGCCTACACATTCGCATCGTGATCGTATGGGAGGAATTGATGTGATTTTAGAAAATGATATTCCAGTAGTTATAAGCAAAAAAACGTATTCCTTAGCTAAAGATCAATATGATTTATCAAAAGTAAAAAAACAGCGTATTCGCAAGAAGATGAAAGTGTCAATGGATGATGTTTCATTACAAATTTACTATCCAGGACATGGACATACAATTGATAATTTGATTGTATATAATCCTAAAGATCAAATTCTTTTTGGAGGATGTTTTATAAAAAGTGCTGGAGCTAAACATATGGGATATATAAAAGAGGCCAATTTGAAAAAATGGGGAAAATCATTGAGAGAAGTTCAAAATGAATTTAAACATACACAATATGTTATCCCAGGCCATGGGAGTGTAGGAGGATTAGAATTAATTCCTCATACGATAGCATTAATAGAAAAAGAAGAATCTAAATAA
- a CDS encoding hemin import ATP-binding protein HmuV (Part of the ABC transporter complex HmuTUV involved in hemin import. Responsible for energy coupling to the transport system; Belongs to the ABC transporter superfamily. Heme (hemin) importer (TC 3.A.1.14.5) family; Contains 1 ABC transporter domain.), with translation MRAITVKNLSIGYDKTILKNINFSIEEGEVVSLIGKNGVGKSTLIKTILGLIPSKGGVIKIGGENIKKYNSVELAREVSVVLTNQEVNPILSVVEVLGLGRTPYKNIFSRLNVKDWEKINQTIQLLEIEDLKEKRIGELSDGQKQRVMIGRALVQDTGLIILDEPTTHLDLSGKFTIFQLLRRLAQITNKTILLSTHQIDLALPHSDKILFIKGNQLIEDTPEEIGWKHQIFQYFSNEQMRFDYTLGKFTSVRRGIRHVQLEGEGALLYWVRHALYRNAIDIKENAPILVKVLGDVISVHVNGVIEYVDNFENLINYIKLIQVEGSYS, from the coding sequence ATGAGAGCAATCACGGTTAAAAATTTATCTATTGGATATGATAAAACGATTTTAAAAAACATCAATTTTTCAATTGAGGAAGGAGAAGTCGTTTCTTTAATCGGAAAAAATGGGGTAGGAAAGTCTACTTTAATTAAAACTATTTTAGGATTAATTCCATCAAAAGGAGGCGTAATTAAAATTGGAGGAGAAAATATAAAAAAATACAATTCAGTTGAATTAGCGAGAGAAGTTTCTGTAGTATTAACGAATCAGGAAGTGAACCCTATATTATCGGTTGTAGAAGTTTTAGGGCTTGGAAGAACACCTTATAAAAATATTTTTTCTAGGTTGAATGTAAAAGATTGGGAAAAAATTAATCAAACCATACAGTTATTGGAAATCGAGGATCTAAAAGAAAAACGTATAGGGGAATTAAGTGATGGACAAAAACAACGTGTTATGATTGGACGTGCATTGGTTCAAGATACGGGCTTAATTATTTTAGATGAACCCACTACACATTTAGATCTTTCAGGAAAATTTACCATTTTTCAATTATTAAGAAGGTTAGCCCAAATTACAAATAAAACGATCTTGTTGTCTACTCATCAAATTGATTTAGCTTTGCCTCATTCTGACAAGATTCTATTTATTAAGGGAAATCAATTGATAGAAGATACTCCTGAAGAAATAGGTTGGAAACATCAGATTTTTCAATATTTTTCAAATGAACAAATGCGATTTGATTATACATTGGGGAAATTCACATCGGTTAGAAGAGGTATTAGACATGTCCAGTTAGAAGGTGAGGGAGCTTTGTTATATTGGGTTAGACATGCTTTATATCGAAATGCAATTGATATAAAAGAAAATGCTCCAATTTTAGTGAAAGTTTTAGGAGATGTAATTTCAGTACATGTTAACGGTGTAATTGAATATGTAGATAATTTTGAAAATTTGATCAACTATATTAAGTTAATTCAGGTTGAAGGTTCTTATTCTTGA
- a CDS encoding vitamin B12 import system permease protein BtuC (Part of the ABC transporter complex BtuCDF involved in vitamin B12 import. Involved in the translocation of the substrate across the membrane; Belongs to the binding-protein-dependent transport system permease family. FecCD subfamily.), whose product MNKSLLVVLFIVLGLTFAMLNLLFGSESLSVSEVFSALTDPNHEWYSVLYNIRLPKMITAILVGSSLPVAGMLLQTLFQNPIASPSILGISSMAGLGTALLIFVSEFFIAGGIITNSWIIVLFSALGAIFGLFLISMISYKINNNASILVIGLILASLSSAIISTLQYFSSSDKIKDYFMWTLGSFEGLSWNQIGVFFIVIVLCLIFCVLILKQLNVLHLGESYAETSGVQVGSLRIITIVISGLLTAVVTSFVGPIAFLGLIIPHISRLLFKTTNHNWLLPANILIGIAFTLLINLSSTFFTVALPINIITSFIGAPLAIFIIVKQSKFM is encoded by the coding sequence TTGAATAAAAGTTTATTAGTAGTATTATTTATTGTATTAGGTTTAACTTTTGCTATGTTGAATTTGCTTTTTGGGAGTGAATCTTTATCTGTATCAGAAGTTTTTTCTGCATTGACAGATCCTAATCATGAATGGTATTCTGTTTTATACAATATTCGATTACCTAAAATGATTACTGCAATTTTAGTAGGATCTAGTTTACCTGTAGCGGGTATGTTATTGCAAACATTATTTCAAAATCCGATAGCATCACCTTCTATTTTAGGAATTTCTTCAATGGCAGGTTTAGGAACTGCTCTACTAATTTTTGTTTCGGAATTTTTTATTGCAGGAGGTATTATTACCAATTCATGGATTATCGTTCTATTTTCTGCATTAGGTGCTATTTTCGGATTATTTTTGATCAGTATGATTTCATATAAAATCAATAATAATGCTTCTATTTTGGTTATAGGATTGATTTTGGCAAGCTTGTCAAGTGCTATAATTAGTACCTTACAATATTTTTCAAGTTCAGATAAAATTAAAGATTATTTTATGTGGACTTTAGGCTCTTTTGAAGGATTGTCTTGGAATCAGATAGGTGTATTTTTTATTGTTATTGTTTTGTGTTTGATATTCTGTGTATTGATTTTAAAGCAACTTAATGTATTGCACTTGGGAGAAAGTTATGCAGAGACATCGGGTGTTCAGGTAGGAAGTTTAAGGATCATAACGATTGTAATATCAGGTTTATTAACGGCTGTAGTAACTTCATTTGTAGGGCCTATTGCATTTTTAGGATTAATAATTCCACATATTTCTCGATTATTATTTAAAACAACGAATCATAATTGGCTTTTACCAGCCAATATTTTAATAGGGATTGCCTTTACTTTGTTGATTAATTTATCAAGTACATTCTTCACTGTCGCTTTACCTATTAATATTATAACGTCTTTTATTGGAGCTCCTTTGGCCATTTTTATCATTGTAAAACAATCAAAGTTTATGTAA
- a CDS encoding sporulation initiation inhibitor protein Soj (Inhibits the initiation of sporulation, Spo0J antagonizes this inhibition. Soj ultimately inhibits the activation (phosphorylation) of Spo0A. It is not required for chromosome partitioning (By similarity); Belongs to the ParA family.) produces the protein MGKIIAIANQKGGVGKTTTSVNLAASLGVLEKKVLLIDADPQANATSGLGIDVDTLEAGTYEVLEHTQKVSDVIVTTDSPNVDLVGSHLDLVATEIELVDSPNREYMLKNALEEIKDHYDYIIIDCAPSLGLITLNALTAADSVIIPIQCEYYALEGLRKLLNTIKSVQKIHNKSLDIEGLLLTMYDSRLRLSNQVVEEVKNYFPEMVFETIIQRNVRLSEAPSYGESIIKYDANSKGAINYLNLANELLEKNKDAING, from the coding sequence ATGGGAAAAATAATTGCAATAGCAAATCAGAAAGGAGGTGTTGGAAAAACGACTACATCGGTTAATTTAGCAGCTTCTCTGGGTGTTTTAGAGAAAAAAGTATTATTGATTGATGCTGATCCACAGGCTAACGCCACTTCGGGGTTAGGAATTGATGTTGATACACTAGAAGCAGGAACCTATGAAGTTTTAGAACACACACAAAAAGTTTCTGATGTTATTGTAACAACCGATTCTCCAAATGTTGATTTAGTAGGTTCTCATCTTGATTTAGTTGCAACTGAAATTGAATTAGTTGATAGTCCTAATCGAGAGTATATGTTAAAAAATGCTTTAGAAGAAATTAAAGATCATTATGATTATATCATTATTGATTGTGCACCTTCTTTAGGTTTAATCACTTTAAACGCATTAACAGCTGCGGATTCAGTTATCATCCCAATTCAATGTGAATATTACGCTTTAGAAGGATTACGAAAATTACTTAATACAATCAAAAGTGTACAAAAAATTCACAATAAAAGTTTGGATATAGAAGGATTATTACTCACTATGTATGATTCACGTTTACGTTTATCTAATCAAGTAGTTGAAGAAGTTAAAAATTATTTTCCTGAAATGGTTTTCGAAACCATCATCCAACGAAATGTACGATTAAGTGAAGCTCCTAGTTATGGAGAATCCATTATAAAATATGATGCTAATAGTAAAGGAGCAATCAATTACTTAAATTTGGCAAACGAATTATTAGAAAAGAATAAAGACGCAATAAATGGCTAA